The following coding sequences lie in one Oncorhynchus gorbuscha isolate QuinsamMale2020 ecotype Even-year linkage group LG10, OgorEven_v1.0, whole genome shotgun sequence genomic window:
- the LOC124046744 gene encoding uncharacterized protein LOC124046744 isoform X3: protein MPVKKNTHRQGTGGVSPKADLTPAEDMALELNKGRPVLEGIPGGKETSIGSSQDATRFIQVSGSTVFLLEPPAQAPDDADPGEGPSAAATAHDGDDDDEEETISLDSRRHEDPDAIQWENQPGNISSQAIRKLYGNHLRRQIELADIDIQYKKKKMENLALESEIKKRTIRKLDLEIKNLERELQEDDTAQNKN, encoded by the exons ATGC CAGTGAAAAAGAATACCCACAGACAAGGCACGGGTGGTGTGTCACCAAAGGCTGACCTTACCCCAGCAGAGGACATGGCCTTGGAGCTAAATAAAGGCAGGCCCGTCTTAGAGGGGATCCCTGGGGGGAAAGAGACGAGCATAGGTTCCTCCCAAGATGCCACCCGTTTCATTCAAG TGTCTGGCAGCACTGTGTTCCTGTTAGAGCCACCAGCACAAGCACCAGACGATGCTGATCCA GGTGAAGGCCCCagtgcagcagcaacagcacatgatggagacgatgatgatgaggaggagaccATCTCTCTGGATTCCAGAAGGCATGAG GACCCAGATGCTATACAGTGGGAAAACCAGCCTGGCAACATA AGCTCACAAGCTATCAGAAAGTTGTATGGCAACCACCTCCGGCGCCAAATAGAACTGGCAGACATAGACATTCAGTACAAGAAGAAAAAGATGGAAAATCTTGCACTGGAGTCCGAAATAAAAAAGAGGACAATTAGGAAACTGGACCTTGAAATAAAAAACcttgagagggag CTCCAAGAAGATGACACAGCTCAAAATAAAAATTAG
- the LOC124046744 gene encoding uncharacterized protein LOC124046744 isoform X1 → MATRAAYFSPSEAQILMEAYEEVKDIIKKKGNTATVIKQREKAWQSIADRLNALNMNGPKRTWQQVKIKYKNILQNAVKKNTHRQGTGGVSPKADLTPAEDMALELNKGRPVLEGIPGGKETSIGSSQDATRFIQVSGSTVFLLEPPAQAPDDADPGEGPSAAATAHDGDDDDEEETISLDSRRHEDPDAIQWENQPGNISSQAIRKLYGNHLRRQIELADIDIQYKKKKMENLALESEIKKRTIRKLDLEIKNLERELQEDDTAQNKN, encoded by the exons ATGGCAACTAGAGCCGCGTACTTTTCCCCGTCGGAAGCACAAATCCTCATGGAGGCATACGAGGAGGTAAAAGATATAATTAAGAAGAAAGGCAACACCGCCACAGTGATAAAGCAAAGAGAAAAAGCGTGGCAAAGTATTGCAGACCGCCTGAATGC attaaacATGAACGGGCCAAAACGGACATGGCAGCaggtcaaaatcaaatacaagaaCATTCTGCAGAATG CAGTGAAAAAGAATACCCACAGACAAGGCACGGGTGGTGTGTCACCAAAGGCTGACCTTACCCCAGCAGAGGACATGGCCTTGGAGCTAAATAAAGGCAGGCCCGTCTTAGAGGGGATCCCTGGGGGGAAAGAGACGAGCATAGGTTCCTCCCAAGATGCCACCCGTTTCATTCAAG TGTCTGGCAGCACTGTGTTCCTGTTAGAGCCACCAGCACAAGCACCAGACGATGCTGATCCA GGTGAAGGCCCCagtgcagcagcaacagcacatgatggagacgatgatgatgaggaggagaccATCTCTCTGGATTCCAGAAGGCATGAG GACCCAGATGCTATACAGTGGGAAAACCAGCCTGGCAACATA AGCTCACAAGCTATCAGAAAGTTGTATGGCAACCACCTCCGGCGCCAAATAGAACTGGCAGACATAGACATTCAGTACAAGAAGAAAAAGATGGAAAATCTTGCACTGGAGTCCGAAATAAAAAAGAGGACAATTAGGAAACTGGACCTTGAAATAAAAAACcttgagagggag CTCCAAGAAGATGACACAGCTCAAAATAAAAATTAG
- the LOC124046744 gene encoding uncharacterized protein LOC124046744 isoform X2, producing the protein MATRAAYFSPSEAQILMEAYEEVKDIIKKKGNTATVIKQREKAWQSIADRLNALNMNGPKRTWQQVKIKYKNILQNAVKKNTHRQGTGGVSPKADLTPAEDMALELNKGRPVLEGIPGGKETSIGSSQDATRFIQVSGSTVFLLEPPAQAPDDADPGEGPSAAATAHDGDDDDEEETISLDSRRHESSQAIRKLYGNHLRRQIELADIDIQYKKKKMENLALESEIKKRTIRKLDLEIKNLERELQEDDTAQNKN; encoded by the exons ATGGCAACTAGAGCCGCGTACTTTTCCCCGTCGGAAGCACAAATCCTCATGGAGGCATACGAGGAGGTAAAAGATATAATTAAGAAGAAAGGCAACACCGCCACAGTGATAAAGCAAAGAGAAAAAGCGTGGCAAAGTATTGCAGACCGCCTGAATGC attaaacATGAACGGGCCAAAACGGACATGGCAGCaggtcaaaatcaaatacaagaaCATTCTGCAGAATG CAGTGAAAAAGAATACCCACAGACAAGGCACGGGTGGTGTGTCACCAAAGGCTGACCTTACCCCAGCAGAGGACATGGCCTTGGAGCTAAATAAAGGCAGGCCCGTCTTAGAGGGGATCCCTGGGGGGAAAGAGACGAGCATAGGTTCCTCCCAAGATGCCACCCGTTTCATTCAAG TGTCTGGCAGCACTGTGTTCCTGTTAGAGCCACCAGCACAAGCACCAGACGATGCTGATCCA GGTGAAGGCCCCagtgcagcagcaacagcacatgatggagacgatgatgatgaggaggagaccATCTCTCTGGATTCCAGAAGGCATGAG AGCTCACAAGCTATCAGAAAGTTGTATGGCAACCACCTCCGGCGCCAAATAGAACTGGCAGACATAGACATTCAGTACAAGAAGAAAAAGATGGAAAATCTTGCACTGGAGTCCGAAATAAAAAAGAGGACAATTAGGAAACTGGACCTTGAAATAAAAAACcttgagagggag CTCCAAGAAGATGACACAGCTCAAAATAAAAATTAG